From a region of the Synechococcus sp. RS9916 genome:
- a CDS encoding DUF4090 family protein, protein MDLSGPDAIDKAIAAGIDLDGSPLPEAMLGLYNDVMDKEGQRKRSGVRKSMRNRVVRTGAKHFDQETLNQRLIEAGWDGLKEKEIAFFYG, encoded by the coding sequence ATGGATCTCAGCGGACCCGACGCCATCGACAAAGCCATCGCCGCAGGGATCGACCTGGATGGCTCCCCCCTGCCCGAAGCAATGCTCGGGCTTTACAACGACGTGATGGACAAGGAAGGACAACGCAAGCGCAGCGGAGTGCGCAAGTCGATGCGCAATCGCGTGGTCCGCACGGGTGCGAAGCACTTCGACCAGGAGACCCTGAATCAACGGCTCATTGAAGCGGGCTGGGATGGCCTCAAGGAGAAGGAGATCGCTTTCTTCTACGGATGA
- a CDS encoding DUF2237 family protein, producing MSVQNPSGAEVLNVLGQPLDSCSCEPMTGWFRDGTCRTDQSDLGRHSVCCVMTEGFLSYSKAQGNDLSTPVPAFGFPGLKPGDHWCVCAPRWKQAHEDGMAPPVCLESTEQSTLEVIPLKVLQPMAYQGMG from the coding sequence ATGAGCGTGCAAAACCCTTCCGGCGCTGAGGTTCTCAACGTTTTGGGCCAGCCTTTGGACAGTTGTAGTTGTGAACCGATGACAGGTTGGTTCCGCGACGGCACCTGCCGAACTGATCAAAGCGATTTAGGACGTCACAGTGTGTGTTGCGTGATGACCGAAGGATTTCTGAGTTACAGCAAGGCTCAGGGAAACGACCTGTCCACCCCCGTACCCGCCTTTGGCTTTCCCGGTCTGAAGCCTGGGGATCACTGGTGCGTCTGTGCACCGCGCTGGAAACAGGCCCATGAGGATGGGATGGCCCCACCGGTCTGTCTTGAATCGACAGAACAGAGCACGCTTGAGGTGATCCCTCTGAAGGTGCTGCAGCCCATGGCCTACCAGGGGATGGGCTGA
- a CDS encoding SDR family NAD(P)-dependent oxidoreductase, with product MSMPWSGRALVVGAGGIGRALASSLRMNHPQLEVTLCGRELAAGIDWSVDLESPPSLEAFQQKLIADSLPLRLVINATGLLHRADGDAPAITPEKRLQQVDLHALNACFAVNAAAPLLLAKAIEPCLERSRPFHYASLSARVGSITDNRSGGWYAYRGAKAAQNMYLKTLSLEWARRFPQATVLLLHPGTTDTALSKPFQSFVRPESLFSPERAAGHLLEVLMNQGPDQSGSFLAWDGQPIPW from the coding sequence ATGAGCATGCCTTGGTCGGGACGGGCGTTGGTGGTGGGGGCCGGAGGCATCGGCCGAGCACTGGCGTCGAGCCTTCGGATGAACCACCCCCAGCTGGAGGTGACGCTGTGTGGCCGTGAATTGGCCGCGGGTATCGATTGGTCGGTCGATCTCGAATCTCCCCCCAGCCTCGAGGCGTTTCAGCAGAAGCTGATCGCTGATTCCCTACCCCTGCGGTTGGTGATCAATGCCACAGGCCTGCTGCACCGTGCCGACGGTGATGCCCCTGCGATTACGCCGGAAAAACGGCTCCAGCAGGTGGATCTGCATGCCCTCAACGCTTGCTTCGCGGTCAATGCCGCCGCACCATTGCTGCTCGCCAAAGCAATCGAGCCGTGCTTGGAACGGTCACGTCCCTTTCATTACGCCAGCCTCAGTGCTCGGGTTGGAAGCATCACCGACAACCGCAGTGGAGGTTGGTACGCCTATCGCGGCGCAAAAGCAGCCCAGAACATGTACTTGAAAACATTGAGCTTGGAGTGGGCTCGACGCTTCCCCCAGGCGACAGTGTTGTTGCTTCATCCAGGGACGACGGATACGGCCTTGTCGAAGCCTTTTCAGTCGTTTGTCCGACCGGAATCCTTGTTCAGCCCTGAACGGGCTGCAGGGCATCTGCTCGAGGTGCTGATGAACCAAGGCCCCGACCAGAGCGGTTCCTTCCTGGCCTGGGACGGTCAGCCCATCCCCTGGTAG
- a CDS encoding SpoIID/LytB domain-containing protein encodes MLSGRSPWTLLMALGCLSLAIPLAVRLGGALPWDGSTSPAKGGDRLLEALLESDQPVSASSLQGSASRSNDNGSDRDPSGRPNSSRVESTSGPIATPQVRVALLRQIPLRSLETQGNGHCQDRQGKTYTAINIQGWTGSPLRCRSIGAGAIVVNGLAYQGTIELVRSGDEWLPVNHLDLETYVASVVGAEMPSHWSREALKAQAVAARSYALVHLVRPATSLYHLGDTTRWQVYGGETSTAPSTLAAARATKGQVLSFRGGLVESLYAATESISAEAHGHLGASMSQTGAHALAQQGHSYTQILDRYYKGAELARITANGP; translated from the coding sequence ATGTTGTCCGGGCGCTCGCCATGGACTCTGCTGATGGCCCTCGGCTGTCTCAGCCTCGCCATTCCTTTGGCAGTGCGCTTAGGGGGTGCATTGCCTTGGGATGGGTCAACCTCCCCAGCCAAGGGGGGCGACAGACTGTTGGAGGCGCTGCTGGAGAGCGATCAGCCTGTCAGCGCTTCAAGCCTCCAAGGATCGGCCAGCCGAAGCAACGACAACGGCTCTGATCGCGATCCAAGCGGCCGGCCTAACTCATCAAGAGTGGAATCGACCTCAGGGCCGATTGCCACACCTCAGGTCCGGGTGGCGCTCCTGCGCCAGATTCCTCTCCGAAGCTTGGAAACCCAAGGGAACGGTCATTGCCAAGACCGACAGGGCAAGACCTACACAGCCATCAACATCCAGGGCTGGACAGGATCGCCATTGAGGTGTCGGAGCATTGGCGCTGGGGCCATCGTCGTTAACGGACTCGCCTACCAAGGGACGATCGAACTGGTGCGTTCAGGTGATGAATGGCTTCCTGTCAATCACCTCGACTTGGAAACGTACGTCGCATCCGTGGTGGGTGCGGAAATGCCAAGCCATTGGAGTCGGGAAGCGCTGAAAGCGCAGGCGGTCGCTGCCCGTTCCTACGCGCTCGTCCATTTGGTGCGACCCGCCACCAGCCTTTATCACCTCGGCGACACCACACGTTGGCAGGTGTATGGGGGCGAAACCAGCACGGCGCCTAGCACATTGGCTGCCGCACGTGCCACAAAAGGCCAGGTCCTCAGTTTTAGGGGTGGTCTGGTGGAGAGCCTCTATGCGGCCACGGAATCGATCAGCGCTGAAGCCCATGGCCATCTCGGCGCCAGCATGAGCCAAACAGGAGCCCATGCCTTGGCACAGCAGGGGCACTCCTACACGCAAATTCT